CACCAGCTCACCATACTGTTGAAGCATCTGATCCTCAGGTAGCTTAGTAACATTAAACTCTTCAGAACTCAGATCAAAGCTCATTAGAGATCTTTTTTTCTGGTAAGTAGCTAAATAATACATAAACCCATCCTTGTATATCCCTTTACATCCAGAGTTATGACGATGTGGATACTCACACTCGATCATTCTCCATTTTTCTTTAGCTCCTAGAGTGATCACTTGATGCTCCTCCGACACAATATCCTCCCACGATACAGCATTACCATTACGAGACATGTGACTGCGTTTAAGTACCACAGTCATGCACAACACTTTGTATACATCATTAACTGGATCATATCCAAAAACAGACAATATATCTTGCCTCCTCGTTTTGATTCTAGGTAACGATACGAACTGACCCGTACTAGGGTTTCCGACAATCATCTTGGTAAAGTCCCGACCGCAGATCAAGCCGCGAACAGGTGGAGTAAATTCATACAGTACATCGGGTTCCATTTCATAACTAACCATGTTATGATTATACGGATGGTCTTGAGACAAGGATTGAAAAAGCTGCATCTGCATGTATCCGCCACGGTGCAGTGAGATAAGATAACGTGGCTGAGTTAAAGATCGGGTCATGTACCACTGGATGAACTTTTTGTCAAGGATTATCGATGACGATTCTTTAGAAGCGAAATGGAGCCTGGCTATGGATCTCGGCGGCAGTTTCATGAGAATCTCTATGATCATGTCATTAGCAAGGTTCGTAAACGGATCGTTTACAATCCTTTCGTCTTGATTCTTAGACCTCTTTACCCTTTTCATGATTGTTTTCAACCCTGCCTCTCACTGTTGGATTCTTTTGACTCTTAACCCTAATATCTTTCTTAAACCTAGAgataacttttatatatactagtAGATATGTGGGCCAAGATCCAAATAATTCTCTAAAGATCGAAACCTACTAGTAATCCAAACTTGTTTTTCTAAATGAGGCGAGCTAGGTTTCAAATGTATGGGCCGAGACCCAAATAATCTTCTAAAGTTCGAAACTCACTAGTAATTCGAACATGTTTTCCTAAATGAGGTAAGTAAAGTTTTGAAGATGTATGGGCCGCAACCCAAATAATTCTTAAAATGTCAAAACCAACTTTTAATTCGAATCTATTTATCTAAATGAGGCAAACAAAGTTTTATTTCGCATGACTAATCAAATATCAATTTAGTTTCTAATAGAAATGAAATCTTGAaccgacaaatatatatttttatcccaAATTCGTCTTTTACCATTATGCTACCACCGTTTCTATGCCCACAATACCAATTCTTTGACGTATTAATGCtttatagatttgtaaataaaacCTCATATTTTGAAGATGTAACAGACAAATACTCTTCTTTATTATGTGAATGGAAAAATTCCTTAAACCATATTTAGTGGCGGTATCTAATAAAGTTTTAGTGATTACATAATTGGGGAAACtaatgtaaaaatagaaagaaatgaGATACAATATCTTTCTCCTAGAAACTCTGCCAGCGGTTTAATACTTTTAACTGGTGGTTCCATTTTCAAGcttatttttatcattaaacatggctttttaaaaaaataaaataaaaagtttagattttcagCTTTCTCTCGGGTTATCAGATCTTGGTTTGTTCTAATCGACTGTCTTTGAAGCGTTGTTACGGTTGTGGCTACTGATCTCGAGCTTTCATGTTGGCTGGCTGTTCTAATCATGTGTCTCCTGTTCCGGTAGAGTTCCAGTTAGTTTTTCCGGCAACAATTTCAAAATCGGTGAAGTTAGGGAAGGTTCTGTTCTTCCGACACACGTCCACCTTCCGCATGCGTTTGACGCATCTCCATGAGCTGTCGTGATTGAGCTTCTTTCTTCCTTTGGGCTTGACGTTACTTGGCCTTGTGGGTGGCCCTAtaagacttgtatgtttggcCCTGTTCTTTGGGTTTTCTCCTAAGCTTGTtgtaatatattgaattttggtcTTTTAATAAAAcgagatgataaaaaaaaaaagaaaaacacaaacttgacaagaaaataaaatagagaaaaagaaagaaaaaaatatgagcgTTGTTGCAACGCGACGTTGAGGCGTATCATTCTCTGAATAAATACAATACCAAAACCCTTTCCGGCTCTAAACTCCAATACTTGCCTCTGCCTCATcgtcttctctctctatctctaatGGCGGCGCAGATGGATCCCGATGCTGTGGCCAAGGCCTTCGTGGAACATTACTACTCGACCTTCGACAATACCCGTGTCGGTCTGGGGGGTCTCTACCAGGAAGCTTCCATGCTCACCTTCGAAGGTCAGAAGATCCAAGGAGTCCAGAGCATCGTCGCCAAGCTCACCTCTCTCCCTTTCCAGCAGTGCAAACACAACATCTCCACTGTCGATTGTCAGCCTTCTGGTCCTGCCTCCGGTATGCTCGTTTTCGTCTCCGGTAATCTCCAGCTCGCCGGCGAGGAACACGCCCTCAAGTTCAGCcaggtgtctctctctctctttctttgaaTAGTTGGATCGCTAGGGTTTAAGTTGGTTGATAGATCTGTAAACCTGGCTATATTACCATGTGCTAGATCTGCTTGGCATGTGCTTGTTTTAGACATTTTTGGTTCAAGACTTTTTATCTATCAATGTCGTACTTCCTATAACTCTGATACACATTTGTCTTGTCCGTTTGTTATCTTTGATCTTGTTGTTCTAATATGATTGATTACAAagcattttcatttttttttgtgatacaGATGTTTCATTTGATGCCGACGCCACAAGGAAGCTTTTACGTGTTCAACGATATATTCAGATTGAACTACGCCTGAAGAAGAATCTCAGATACTATACACTATTTTAATAGATGATTTATCTTGAGAACAGAGCAAGACtctattttttgtatttgtatttgaaTGGGGTTTGTTCGCTTGTCATTTACATTCCAGTGACTTGATAAGACAAATTAAAATTGTTTCCAATatgctattttcacctctatccACTGACCACTGGCCGCATCTCCAGGTCCAAGCTTAGCCTatcaaagtgttttttttttcttacccgAAGGCTTGTGACTCTAGTCTAGTCATTCATTGCAAGGCGGCTAGTAATCAGTtaccataaattttttaaaacaaaactaatgttCTTACTAACTCGGTTGCAACATTTGACTTAGGTAAAAGCGATAAGAATCTGTGTTTGGTCCGAGTTGCGTTGTGGGGATTGCAGTTGGAGACTGGCTTGAGGAAATGTGTTGTGTCACTACTTACTTGTCAAGGATCAGTTTGGTTTAACCcagtttttgtttggttagtATTGCTGCCGGTTAAGCCAATTTTTCGTTCGGTTTAGTTTTTCTCCAGCCATTTGAGACGTAACTCTCGTGACGGCACACGCAAACAACCAACACACAAAGcgccaaaagaaaaaaaagggttCACTTTGTCCTTTTCTATGTTCAAAACGTTTCACTTAACTACCAACCTCAATCTCCACAAACAAAAATGGATTCTGTGTCATACTTTCAGTGAAATCCATGTTGATCCTGTTGACATTAAGGATAAGAAGACTGAGACTTGGAGAATGAAAGAGAAGAAAGGATCAGAAACATGTTCTGTTTCTGAGACAGAGGAACAAAGAGATGTAGACATGAAGACAGTGGGCCTAGAGCTAGAGAGGATGCCAAAGGCTGAGACAAGCTTTACTAAGAATGAGTTAGGGCCACAAGACACAAACGTAAAGCCCACACAGAAGAATAAGGAAGCAACGGTCACATTGTGTACTGAAACCAAAAGAGAAGTAAAAGACAAAGAAAGTGGTCCTGGATCGTACGGACAACGAGAGCCAATTACATTGAAGAACTAGTTCCAGCTGTTGGAATCCAAAGCTGAGACAAAGACCTAAGAGACAGCAAGGCATTCTACTAGGGTTTTAACATTTGAGTATAAATATCTCTATTGCATTGTAATAAACCTTTAAGcaagaaataaaatgaaaagcTTCAGTTTACTCTTGTTCTCTCTTATGATCTAGAATCTGTCTTTGcttttatggtatcagagctcagtGAGTACATCCTGAGCCATGGAGAACGCTTTAGATCTTTACTCTCAACCGAAGCTCAACATCACAAACTGCGTCACCATCAAGCTTACTGAGCGCAACTACATCCACTGGAAGCGCCAGTTTGAGTCTTTTCTCTCTGGTGTCGATCTTCTTGGCTTTGTGAATGGAGCTTCTCCACCACCTGTTTCAACTATCCATATTCCAAACATCAATGGAGGCTTTCGTGACATACCTAATCCTGACTATCAACTTTGGGCTAGATCTGACCAGATAGTTCAAGCGTGGCTTGTTGGCTCTCTCTCTGAAGACATATTGAGCATAGTTCTTGGAGCACAAACCGCTCATGAAGTTTGGGTATCTCTCGGGAATCACTTCAATAGGgtaaccactacaagaaaacagcgatattctgacggacattccgacggaaaatgaaatcctcggaatataccgaggaatttccgaggaaattccgaggaaacacaaaattgggtttcctcggaatttcctcggaatataccgacggaattccgaggaaactacagtccgtcggaatattccgaggaaattccgaggaaaactctgttcctcggaaaaaaccgatgaattccgaggaaatattatagccgttgggggattttacaaaattccgaggaaattccgacgaactagttttgtccgtcggaattccgtcggaatttcctcggtatgtcggcaggatttaaactataaatacaagcactcctcttcctcttcattcacttcatatcttcatcctccctcttactctatttacacacgaatttgattcataaaaaatatgtcttcttcaaattattttcgttcttggatcgatcgacctcatttggatccgaacacgagattgcttacggaagaataccaacgaggtataactgaattcatggggttagttcaccgacaaccggaagcaaaaacaggtatgttaagatgtccttgctctaattgtaaaaatagaaaggttattaaagagtgggatgtttggactcatctatatttgagtgggtttacacgaagttacaaaatttggtatcatcatggggaaactgattatgaacatggtagtactagtgaacctcagccagcggttagattagaagaaccaattagaacggatgtagattatggtgtaggtactgagcagatggtaaatgatcattttagaggggaagatttacccaatgcagaagctaggagattttatgatatgttggatgctggaaagcaaccattgtacgaaggttgcagagatggtcattcagctttatcatctgctacaagattgatgggcattaaaacagattataatttggctgaagactgtgtggatgcgattgctgattttgtaaaaggtattctacccgaggataatgtagctcctggttcatactacgaggttcagaaactcgtagctggtcttggtttatcgtatcaggtaatagatgtatgcagcgacaactgcatgatttattggagggtggatgaacagcgggttacatgcaaattttgtggaaagcctcgttataaagatacaagtggaagagttccagtgccatataaaaggatgtggtatttacctttgacggaaaggttgcagaggttgtatctgtctgaacgcacagcgcaaccaatgagatggcatgcggagcactcaacagatggtgagatcagacatccttcagatgcaaaagcgtggaagcatttccaatcaaagtatcccgactttgcgtatgagagaagaaatgtctaccttggattatgtactgatggtttcagtccgtttggcaagagtggaagacagtattctctatggcccgtcattcttacaccatacaacctccccccaaacttgtgcttgcgacgagagtttttgtttctctcgattctcgttcccggaccagagcatcctaagagatcacttgatgtgtttcttcagccactaatatatgagttgcaacaactatgggctcaaggtgctgaaacatacgatgtttcgtgtaaagaaaactttcaaatgcgggcagtactaatgtggacaataagtgattttccagcatatggtatgttgtctggatggacaacgcatggaaggctatcatgtccatattgtcaagataacactgatgctttccaactaaagcacggaaggaaaacgtgttggtttgactgtcacaggagattcctaccacctgatcatccatatcgtaggagtaggaatttgtttacgaagaacaagagggtgtttgacagtccacctccggaaatttgtgggaaagatttgaagatacaactaagagattttggtgcagaaaggacgccagaagtcggtggacatgagcgttttccggtagatgctgttggagaactacataactggcacaaaaaaagtattttctgggatctgccatactgggaggatcatctgctaaggcataatttagatgtcatgcatattgagaagaacttttttgacaatctcatgaacacgatccttaatgttcaaggtaaaacaaaggataatttgaagtcaagactggatttagtcgatatatgtgctcgttcagaacttcatgttgatgagaatggtagggctccttttcccatataccgacttgatgcagcgggaaaagatgcgttctttgattggatttcaaacgatgtggaatttccagacggttacgcatcaaatttgcgtaactgtatcgacagaaaggaaggaaagtttactggcttgaaaagccacgattgccatgtaatgatgcagcgcctccttccgttcgccttcaaggaaatattaccacgaaatgttcatgaagcaattgcagggataagtggtttcttccgcgatttatgcacgagatcagtgactcttgaaggtattgaaaatttgaagactaacatagccgtgattcagtgcaaccttgagaagatatttcctccctcattttttgatgttatggagcatcttgttattcacctggcaagagaattggaacttggtggtcctgtgcagtatagatggatgtatctgtatgagcggtatatgttccatttga
This region of Brassica napus cultivar Da-Ae chromosome C5, Da-Ae, whole genome shotgun sequence genomic DNA includes:
- the LOC106418022 gene encoding F-box/kelch-repeat protein At3g04660-like: MKRVKRSKNQDERIVNDPFTNLANDMIIEILMKLPPRSIARLHFASKESSSIILDKKFIQWYMTRSLTQPRYLISLHRGGYMQMQLFQSLSQDHPYNHNMVSYEMEPDVLYEFTPPVRGLICGRDFTKMIVGNPSTGQFVSLPRIKTRRQDILSVFGYDPVNDVYKVLCMTVVLKRSHMSRNGNAVSWEDIVSEEHQVITLGAKEKWRMIECEYPHRHNSGCKGIYKDGFMYYLATYQKKRSLMSFDLSSEEFNVTKLPEDQMLQQYGELVNHAGKVTIAHQAYNRNVDLWVLEDANKEVWSKNFVVPPLSIDFFGRFRDLVFMGILGTGEMIFASRSSPPFFFVCFDPKSKKVREIAIHGMGGDSRDNIQIFFDHAESCMVLPKVC
- the LOC106418652 gene encoding nuclear transport factor 2B, producing the protein MAAQMDPDAVAKAFVEHYYSTFDNTRVGLGGLYQEASMLTFEGQKIQGVQSIVAKLTSLPFQQCKHNISTVDCQPSGPASGMLVFVSGNLQLAGEEHALKFSQMFHLMPTPQGSFYVFNDIFRLNYA